The Megalops cyprinoides isolate fMegCyp1 chromosome 22, fMegCyp1.pri, whole genome shotgun sequence genome contains a region encoding:
- the LOC118769813 gene encoding histone PARylation factor 1 has protein sequence MAGRGKRKPRSSLQEAEAANGLGKRAKTAPEMAVSAELQQEVESLYKLRMPDDFYHFWAFCCRLRADSPCDALRDTLGLQLVGPFDIISGKHKSAKNPKPNYLLHWRHFYDPPEFQTVLVGSSESQYHMGYYRDSPDCLPVFVGENEARRGCTIRQSGDNLFAAVLLFLQRKGGKKAELQALEAELRSAAETLGFSLEQKSRSMKQRDRKVVTKTFHGAGIVVPVDKNDVGYRELPETDAGLKRICKAIAEARSDEERVKAFAPIQEMITFVQFANDECDYGMGYELGLDLFCYGSHYFYKVVRQLLPLAYSLLKRDLFGQILEAHLSNRSQDNLDQLSL, from the exons ATGGCGGGGCGCGGGAAAAGGAAACCCAGATCGTCCCTGCAG GAAGCGGAGGCAGCCAATGGGCTGGGGAAGAGGGCCAAGACGGCCCCGGAGATGGCGGTTTCCgcggagctgcagcaggaggtggAGAGTCTGTACAAGCTGCGCATGCCAGACGACTTCTATCACTTCTGGGCTTTCTGCTGTCGCCTGAGAGCGGACAGCCCCTGCG atGCTCTGAGAGACACGTTGGGTCTGCAGCTTGTTGGCCCTTTTGACATCATTTCTGGAAAGCACAAGTCAGCCAAGAACCCCAAGCCCAACTACCTCCTGCACTGGAGACACTTCTACGACCCGCCCGAGTTCCAGACCGTCCTGGTGGGCAGCAGTGAGAGCCAGTACCACATGGGCTACTACAG AGATTCGcctgactgcctgcctgttttcgTCGGGGAGAATGAAGCGCGGAGAGGATGCACCATCCGCCAGAGTGGGGACAACCTGTTCGCCGCcgtgct GCTCTTCctgcagaggaagggggggaagAAGGCGGAGCTTCAGGCCCTGGAGGCGGAGCTGAGAAGCGCAGCAGAGACTCTGGGCTTCAGCCTGGAGCAGAAGAGCAGAAGcatgaaacagagagacaggaag GTGGTTACGAAGACGTTCCATGGGGCAGGTATCGTCGTTCCTGTGGATAAGAATGACGTGGGCTACAGGGAACTCCCTGAAACGGACG CCGGGTTGAAGCGGATCTGCAAAGCCATCGCCGAGGCCCGGAGCGATGAGGAGCGAGTGAAGGCCTTTGCACCCATCCAGGAGATGATCACCTTCGTCCAGTTCGCCAATGACGAGTGCGACTACGGCATGGGCTACGAGCTCGGCCTCGACCTCTTCTGCTACGGCTCGCAC TATTTCTACAAAGTGGTGCGGCAGCTCCTGCCCTTGGCCTACAGCCTGCTGAAGAGGGACCTATTCGGACAGATCCTGGAGGCTCATCTGTCCAACCGAAGCCAGGACAACCTGGACCAGCTGTCCCTGTga